The Candidatus Bipolaricaulota bacterium genome includes a region encoding these proteins:
- a CDS encoding transposase gives MGKAKKNYSPRFQFQVVLEALKGDRKEVEIARAYGIHPTTISNWKREFLEKGPELFGKDKTIAQYEKRIKELEQLLGRKEVEIALLRNFVEGSS, from the coding sequence GTGGGAAAGGCGAAGAAGAACTACTCACCGCGCTTTCAGTTCCAAGTCGTACTGGAAGCGCTGAAAGGAGATCGTAAAGAGGTGGAGATTGCGCGGGCGTATGGTATTCATCCTACGACCATCTCCAATTGGAAGCGAGAGTTCTTGGAGAAAGGGCCAGAGCTGTTCGGAAAGGACAAGACAATCGCCCAGTACGAAAAGAGAATAAAAGAGCTAGAGCAGCTTTTGGGAAGGAAGGAGGTGGAGATAGCTCTGTTGCGAAATTTTGTGGAGGGCAGCTCGTGA